Proteins encoded within one genomic window of Conchiformibius steedae:
- a CDS encoding S6 family peptidase, giving the protein MKPYAVSYRSQTKKRFRRTVLASLISAGVAVQAQASFVRSDIDYQYFRDFAENKGKFTPGARNIEVFDKNGQLLGKMMTAAPMPDLSGVSTSGVATLVSPQYVTSVQHNGGYGSVRFGQAGDSADAHHFDYKLVDRNDYPTVKEQTDAGVDAKRQLHQDYHTPRLAKLVTEVEPIPMSSAGMEPRTYEDKERFPVFARTGSGTQWTRDKDGTNRYLSGPYRYLTGGSPLRPSQSRYSWFDAQSSVYDDTYGPMATYGAPGDSGSPVLVYDKQQDRWVTLAVLNFYLGDKGQKNISAISRPEFLLKQQNEDIGANISNSVDNAVFDWTAAGNSSTVSNPANTGAPYRVGLTDEAQKANDTSQKRPSLNHGKSMILSGKRGTLRLQSDINQGAGALKFDTDFTVTGKDANTTWLGAGVDIAKGKTVQWQVHNPNGDRLSKIGEGVLRVNGQGKNQGSISVGDGTVILAQRADANGEKQAFSSVGIVSGRATVVLESADQVNPDNIYFGFRGGRLDVNGNDLTFNRIQNADKGAHIVNNHRTGSAEITISRRLPKPMTAGEIPWLNWNQKGNGLREYVNTHRRNRKDYFILKPGGNPGDYYPVNGQSSASWEFLGHDRAAAERIYLERENARRHVAVMDGYHGYLGERKGSGKHNGKLNLVYRAENPEDLTLFSGGMNLNGNVSVQSGKVLLSGAPVLHARDMQKNADVVREDEWTDSNFTAHNFVVEGKGVLQTGRNLPELRGNVSVSGSGQAVLGYIQGETPVCVRSDYTGETACAPSNISKAVLDNMTPTRVEGNLAVREHGQLTLGNGVEYRRAIAAERQTGLRLAGAHWHLPDNSRIGSLSGSHGGQVTLSNGKQYRTLTVDGDLSGEMGFNLNTNLAANQGDKIVVNGLATGNHTLNVRNSGNEPTQVQRLTLLALNHGAQDKNAVTVNLRNPQNESHVDAGAWRYTLASDERNQYYLHNPVKEAELAKAKADAEKAAAAAAAKKLADAQAARKQAEALAAQAESARLIAVAAQTAAEEAKRRAEENQNANTAALQTAREAAETAQRQAQAAESAKAEAERQRDAANTAKAEAEQRLQAAQSNAQAAQAEKTVAEREAQTAKAAAQAAEVAKADAEKRLQAAEAAKAEAEEAKRAAEAAKLLAEQNQGADAAAVAAAQSRAEAAEKTAKEAEKRAQAAESAKTQAQNDLTAAQSAVSEARAAAQAAQQRAQEQADTAAAATERAQTAESAKADAEKRLQAAESAKAEAEAARRVAEEAKRLAEQSQGADAAAVAAAQSRAEAAEKTAQAAEKRAQAAESAKTQAQNDLTAAQSAVSEARAAAQSAQQRAQEQADAAAAAGERARSAEAAKADVEKRLQAAEAAKAEAEKAKRDAEEAKRLAEASHGEAVVVASRRADAAEQAAQEAQKRAEAAEADKTKAQSDLAEAHNAVETAREAERLAVERANAQADAAAAATERAQSAESAKADAEKRLQAAEAAKQRLEEAESATAAALADTRRTLAATESRLNQAERDKQNAQSEAARQAQAAEDAKAAQALAEQQAQVAETARLAAESAKTAAEAAAKTAQEAQAAAEAAKNGSQQQLQNALSELANARTAAENAEARRELAENHARAAQTAADEAKRLQANEKQAREQAQAAAETAQNAAREAENAAAAARRAQQHAESLSSTAQSERDAALAQAKAAQENAAAKASEAEAAQKRAEAAEAARVQSAAELKEAQARYQAEAAAREKAEADLKAAQLARAEEAAERQAAQAQAAAAKRQAEAEAARRQSEQAANQAQAQLISRNANTALSELSAQSSALEHSVRGVERRLRQIGKTHNGIWSAAETRKGEQRSAQYRPYEYRDDSIHLGVDRHRRIGVGELTAGAVFSHTRSSRDYAEGVDGRGHATTVGVYGKAQFDNGVFATAQAGYGRSRSQISSSGKQNEIKRNIAHASAGIGTQIQVAGLDVRPDIGVNYRHIGATDYRLHDGDTDGALHVQSGSQNLVGYQAGLSVSKTVKTANGVQITPHVRAVYHDLDREANVNINGRQLKQRFGKYWEGEAGVGVAAGAWNVSAQVSHSRGNERRRTTSGGLSVGYRW; this is encoded by the coding sequence ATGAAACCTTATGCTGTTTCTTACCGTTCGCAAACCAAAAAGCGTTTCCGCCGCACGGTGCTGGCTTCGCTGATTTCGGCAGGCGTGGCGGTGCAGGCGCAGGCATCGTTTGTACGCAGTGATATTGACTATCAGTATTTCCGCGATTTTGCCGAAAACAAGGGTAAATTTACCCCCGGTGCGCGGAATATTGAGGTTTTTGACAAAAATGGGCAGTTGCTGGGCAAAATGATGACGGCGGCGCCCATGCCAGATTTAAGCGGGGTATCCACCAGCGGGGTGGCAACTTTGGTTTCTCCGCAATATGTAACCAGTGTGCAGCACAACGGCGGTTACGGCTCGGTGCGTTTCGGGCAGGCGGGCGACAGTGCCGATGCCCATCATTTTGATTATAAACTGGTGGATCGCAACGATTATCCTACTGTAAAAGAACAGACCGATGCGGGTGTGGATGCCAAACGTCAGCTGCATCAGGATTACCACACGCCGCGTTTGGCAAAACTGGTCACGGAAGTGGAGCCGATTCCGATGTCGTCTGCCGGCATGGAGCCCCGTACTTATGAGGATAAAGAGCGTTTTCCCGTGTTTGCCCGCACAGGCAGCGGCACACAGTGGACGCGCGACAAAGACGGCACCAACCGCTATTTGAGTGGTCCTTACCGTTATCTGACTGGTGGCAGCCCCTTGCGTCCGAGCCAATCGCGCTACAGCTGGTTTGATGCACAGAGCAGCGTGTATGACGACACTTACGGACCGATGGCAACTTACGGCGCACCGGGCGACAGCGGTTCGCCGGTGCTGGTGTACGACAAGCAGCAAGACCGTTGGGTAACGCTGGCAGTATTGAATTTTTATTTGGGCGACAAAGGACAAAAAAACATCAGTGCGATTTCGCGTCCCGAATTTTTGCTGAAACAGCAAAACGAAGATATTGGCGCAAATATCAGCAACAGCGTAGATAATGCTGTGTTTGATTGGACGGCGGCGGGCAACAGCAGCACCGTTTCCAATCCTGCTAATACCGGTGCGCCTTACCGCGTGGGTTTGACTGATGAAGCGCAAAAAGCAAACGATACGTCTCAAAAGCGTCCCAGCTTAAATCACGGTAAAAGCATGATTTTGTCGGGCAAACGCGGTACTTTGCGCTTGCAGTCGGATATCAACCAAGGCGCAGGCGCGTTGAAATTTGATACCGATTTTACGGTAACGGGTAAAGATGCCAATACCACTTGGCTGGGCGCGGGTGTGGACATTGCCAAAGGTAAAACCGTGCAATGGCAGGTGCATAATCCCAATGGCGACCGTTTGTCCAAAATCGGCGAAGGTGTGTTGCGCGTAAACGGACAGGGTAAAAATCAGGGCAGCATCAGCGTGGGCGACGGTACGGTAATACTGGCGCAGCGTGCCGATGCCAACGGCGAAAAACAAGCGTTTTCGTCAGTGGGTATTGTGAGCGGACGCGCTACGGTGGTGTTGGAAAGTGCAGACCAAGTCAATCCCGACAATATTTATTTCGGTTTCCGTGGCGGACGTTTGGATGTAAACGGCAATGATTTGACTTTTAACCGTATTCAAAATGCGGATAAAGGGGCGCATATTGTCAATAACCACCGTACGGGCAGTGCGGAAATCACCATCAGCCGCCGTTTGCCCAAACCGATGACGGCAGGGGAAATTCCTTGGTTGAATTGGAATCAGAAGGGCAACGGTTTGCGCGAATATGTGAACACGCACCGCCGCAACCGTAAGGATTATTTTATTTTGAAACCGGGCGGTAATCCGGGCGATTATTATCCCGTGAACGGTCAAAGCAGTGCCAGTTGGGAATTTTTGGGACACGACCGTGCCGCCGCCGAGCGCATTTATTTGGAACGTGAAAATGCCCGCCGCCATGTGGCGGTTATGGACGGCTACCACGGCTATTTGGGCGAACGTAAAGGTTCGGGCAAGCACAACGGCAAACTGAATTTGGTGTACCGTGCGGAAAATCCTGAAGATTTAACCCTGTTTTCAGGCGGAATGAACTTAAACGGTAATGTCAGCGTACAAAGCGGTAAAGTGCTGTTGTCGGGTGCGCCCGTGTTGCACGCCCGCGATATGCAGAAAAACGCCGATGTGGTACGCGAAGACGAATGGACGGACAGCAATTTTACCGCGCACAACTTTGTGGTAGAGGGGAAAGGCGTGTTGCAGACAGGGCGTAATCTGCCCGAATTGCGCGGTAATGTGAGCGTAAGCGGCAGCGGTCAGGCGGTACTGGGTTATATTCAGGGCGAAACCCCCGTGTGTGTGCGTTCCGATTACACAGGCGAAACCGCTTGCGCCCCCAGCAATATCAGCAAAGCCGTTTTGGACAATATGACCCCCACCCGCGTAGAAGGCAATCTTGCCGTGCGCGAACACGGTCAATTAACCTTGGGTAATGGTGTGGAATACCGCCGCGCCATTGCTGCCGAACGCCAAACCGGTCTGCGTTTGGCGGGTGCACACTGGCATCTGCCTGATAACAGCCGCATTGGTTCTTTAAGCGGCAGCCACGGCGGACAGGTTACGTTGAGCAATGGCAAGCAATACCGCACTTTAACCGTGGATGGCGACTTGTCGGGCGAAATGGGTTTCAATCTGAACACCAATCTGGCTGCCAACCAAGGCGATAAAATCGTGGTAAACGGTTTGGCAACAGGTAATCACACCTTGAATGTGCGTAACAGCGGCAACGAGCCGACCCAAGTTCAGCGTTTGACCTTGCTGGCGTTGAACCACGGCGCACAAGACAAAAATGCGGTAACGGTGAATCTGCGTAACCCGCAAAACGAAAGCCATGTGGATGCAGGGGCGTGGCGTTACACATTGGCATCAGACGAGCGCAACCAATATTATCTGCATAATCCCGTGAAAGAAGCGGAATTGGCAAAAGCCAAAGCCGATGCGGAAAAAGCCGCTGCCGCTGCTGCCGCCAAGAAGCTGGCAGATGCACAGGCAGCGCGTAAGCAGGCGGAAGCATTGGCAGCGCAAGCCGAATCGGCGCGTTTGATTGCCGTTGCGGCGCAAACCGCTGCCGAAGAAGCCAAACGCCGTGCCGAAGAAAACCAAAACGCCAATACCGCTGCTTTGCAAACGGCGCGTGAAGCTGCAGAAACCGCCCAACGTCAGGCACAGGCAGCGGAAAGCGCCAAAGCCGAAGCAGAACGTCAGCGCGATGCAGCCAATACCGCCAAAGCGGAAGCGGAACAGCGTTTGCAGGCCGCACAAAGCAACGCCCAAGCCGCGCAAGCCGAAAAAACCGTTGCCGAGCGTGAAGCGCAAACCGCCAAAGCCGCCGCTCAAGCTGCGGAAGTTGCCAAAGCGGATGCGGAAAAACGTTTGCAGGCAGCGGAAGCCGCGAAAGCCGAAGCGGAAGAAGCCAAACGCGCAGCCGAAGCAGCCAAACTGCTTGCCGAGCAAAATCAGGGTGCAGATGCTGCTGCCGTTGCCGCCGCACAAAGCCGTGCCGAAGCCGCTGAAAAAACGGCAAAAGAAGCAGAAAAACGCGCCCAAGCCGCTGAATCTGCGAAAACACAGGCGCAAAATGATTTGACTGCGGCGCAAAGTGCCGTTAGCGAAGCCCGCGCCGCCGCGCAAGCCGCCCAACAACGCGCTCAAGAACAAGCCGATACCGCCGCTGCTGCCACCGAACGCGCCCAAACTGCCGAATCTGCCAAAGCGGATGCGGAAAAACGTTTGCAGGCAGCGGAAAGTGCCAAAGCAGAAGCGGAAGCAGCACGTCGCGTGGCAGAAGAAGCCAAACGCCTTGCCGAGCAAAGTCAGGGCGCGGATGCCGCTGCCGTTGCCGCTGCACAAAGCCGTGCCGAAGCCGCTGAAAAAACGGCACAAGCAGCAGAAAAACGCGCTCAAGCCGCTGAATCTGCGAAAACACAGGCGCAAAATGATTTGACTGCGGCGCAAAGTGCCGTTAGCGAAGCCCGCGCCGCTGCGCAATCTGCACAACAACGCGCTCAAGAACAAGCCGATGCCGCGGCAGCGGCAGGCGAACGCGCCCGTAGTGCCGAAGCCGCCAAAGCCGATGTGGAAAAACGTTTGCAAGCAGCGGAAGCGGCAAAAGCCGAAGCCGAAAAAGCCAAACGTGATGCGGAAGAGGCGAAACGTTTGGCGGAAGCCAGTCACGGTGAAGCAGTGGTCGTAGCCAGCCGCCGCGCCGATGCTGCGGAACAAGCCGCACAAGAAGCCCAAAAACGTGCCGAAGCCGCCGAAGCCGATAAAACCAAAGCACAAAGCGATTTGGCGGAAGCGCACAATGCGGTTGAAACGGCACGCGAAGCCGAACGTTTGGCTGTGGAACGTGCCAACGCCCAAGCCGATGCCGCTGCTGCTGCTACCGAACGCGCCCAAAGCGCAGAATCTGCCAAAGCCGATGCAGAAAAACGTTTACAAGCTGCGGAAGCCGCGAAACAGCGTTTGGAAGAAGCAGAAAGTGCCACCGCTGCGGCATTGGCGGATACACGCCGTACTTTGGCGGCCACCGAAAGCCGTTTGAATCAAGCCGAGCGCGACAAACAAAACGCCCAAAGCGAAGCAGCACGTCAGGCACAAGCTGCGGAAGATGCCAAAGCCGCGCAAGCACTTGCCGAACAACAGGCGCAAGTTGCGGAAACCGCGCGTTTGGCAGCCGAATCCGCCAAAACCGCTGCCGAAGCCGCTGCCAAAACCGCGCAAGAAGCCCAAGCCGCTGCCGAAGCTGCCAAAAACGGCAGTCAGCAGCAGTTGCAAAACGCTTTGAGCGAGTTAGCAAACGCCCGCACCGCTGCGGAAAACGCCGAAGCCCGTCGTGAGTTGGCAGAAAACCATGCGCGTGCTGCGCAAACCGCTGCCGATGAAGCCAAGCGTTTGCAAGCCAACGAGAAACAAGCCCGCGAACAAGCCCAAGCCGCTGCCGAAACCGCACAAAACGCAGCGCGTGAAGCAGAAAACGCCGCTGCCGCAGCCCGTCGCGCCCAACAACACGCCGAAAGCCTGAGCAGTACCGCCCAAAGCGAACGCGATGCCGCACTCGCCCAAGCCAAAGCCGCACAGGAAAACGCCGCTGCCAAAGCCAGCGAAGCCGAAGCCGCACAAAAACGCGCCGAAGCCGCCGAAGCCGCGCGTGTTCAAAGTGCTGCCGAGTTGAAAGAAGCGCAGGCGCGTTATCAAGCCGAAGCCGCTGCCCGCGAAAAAGCCGAAGCCGATTTGAAAGCCGCACAGTTGGCACGCGCCGAAGAAGCTGCTGAACGTCAAGCCGCGCAAGCCCAAGCCGCTGCCGCCAAACGTCAGGCAGAAGCCGAAGCCGCACGCCGTCAAAGCGAACAGGCAGCCAATCAGGCGCAGGCACAGTTAATCAGCCGCAATGCCAATACCGCTCTGTCGGAATTGTCTGCCCAAAGCAGCGCCTTGGAACACAGCGTGCGCGGGGTAGAACGCCGTTTGCGCCAAATCGGTAAAACCCATAACGGCATTTGGTCGGCAGCCGAAACCCGCAAAGGCGAACAGCGTTCCGCACAATACCGTCCTTACGAATACCGCGACGACAGCATTCATTTGGGTGTTGACCGCCACCGGCGCATCGGCGTGGGCGAATTGACCGCAGGTGCGGTATTCAGCCATACCCGCAGCAGCCGCGACTATGCCGAAGGCGTTGACGGACGCGGACACGCCACCACAGTGGGCGTGTACGGTAAAGCCCAGTTTGACAACGGCGTGTTTGCCACTGCGCAAGCAGGTTACGGGCGCAGCCGCAGCCAAATCAGCAGCAGCGGCAAGCAAAACGAAATCAAACGCAATATTGCTCATGCTTCAGCAGGTATCGGCACGCAGATTCAGGTAGCAGGTTTGGACGTGCGCCCCGACATTGGTGTGAACTACCGCCACATCGGCGCAACGGATTACCGCTTGCACGACGGCGACACAGACGGCGCATTGCACGTTCAAAGCGGTTCGCAAAATCTGGTGGGCTACCAAGCAGGATTAAGCGTGTCCAAAACCGTGAAAACCGCCAACGGTGTGCAGATTACCCCGCACGTCCGCGCCGTGTATCACGACCTTGACCGCGAAGCCAACGTCAATATCAACGGTCGTCAGCTCAAACAACGCTTCGGCAAATATTGGGAAGGCGAAGCAGGTGTGGGCGTGGCTGCGGGCGCGTGGAACGTGTCGGCACAGGTATCACACAGCCGTGGCAACGAACGCCGCCGTACCACTTCAGGCGGCTTGAGCGTGGGCTACCGTTGGTAA
- the nrdA gene encoding class 1a ribonucleoside-diphosphate reductase subunit alpha: MNTSIKVTKRDGRLEAINLDKIHKVIKWAAEGLQNVSQSQVEMKSKIQFYNGIRTQDIHETIIKSAADLISEENPDYQYLAARLAIFHLRKIAYGDYTPPHLYDHVVKLTEMGKYDRHILADYSREEFDELDNYIDHERDLRFSYGAVKQLEGKYLVQNRVTRQIYESPQFLYVLVAMCLFAKYPKSERLDYVKKFYDAVSLFKISLPTPIMSGVRTPTRQFSSCVLIECDDSLDSINATTSSIVKYVSQRAGIGINAGRIRGLGSEIRGGEAQHTGCIPFFKMFQAAVKSCSQGGVRGGAATLFYPLWHIEVESLLVLKNNRGVEDNRVRHLDYGVQINRLLYTRLIKGSDITLFSPNETPGLYEAFFADQDEFERLYTQYEQDENIRKRTIPAADLFSLLMQERAGTGRIYIQNVDHCNTHSPFDPAVAPVRQSNLCLEIALPTKPLNEIGDTNGEIALCTLSAFNLGALESLDELEGLSDLAVRALDALLDYQDYPIAAAKIATMNRRTLGVGVINYAYYLAKNGVRYSDDSAIALTHKTFEAIQYYLLKASVGLAKEFGACPLFHETRYAQGVLPIDTYKNDLDKFCSEPLHLDWESLRAEIVQHGLRNSTLTALMPSETSSQIANATNGIEPPRGLVSVKASKDGILKQVVPELERLRHRYETLWQMGGNDGYLKLVGVMQKFVDQAISANTSYDPQRFEGGRVPMNQMLKDLLSAYKYGLKTLYYHNTRDGADDTQVDLQDDGCVGGACKI; the protein is encoded by the coding sequence ATGAACACCAGCATCAAAGTTACCAAGCGCGACGGCCGCCTAGAAGCCATCAATCTCGACAAAATCCATAAAGTTATCAAATGGGCGGCAGAAGGGCTGCAAAACGTATCGCAATCGCAGGTGGAGATGAAGTCCAAAATTCAGTTTTACAACGGCATCCGCACCCAAGACATTCACGAAACCATCATCAAATCCGCTGCCGATTTGATTTCTGAAGAAAACCCCGATTATCAATATTTGGCGGCGCGTTTGGCGATTTTCCATTTGCGTAAAATTGCTTATGGCGACTACACGCCGCCGCATCTGTACGACCATGTGGTCAAACTGACTGAAATGGGCAAATACGACCGCCATATTCTCGCCGATTACAGCCGCGAAGAATTTGACGAACTGGACAACTATATTGACCACGAACGCGATTTGCGTTTTTCCTACGGCGCAGTCAAGCAGCTGGAAGGCAAATATCTGGTACAAAACCGCGTAACGCGCCAAATCTATGAAAGCCCACAGTTTTTATATGTGCTGGTGGCGATGTGTCTGTTTGCCAAATACCCCAAAAGCGAGCGTTTGGATTATGTGAAGAAGTTTTACGATGCCGTTTCGCTGTTTAAAATTTCCCTGCCCACGCCGATTATGTCGGGCGTGCGCACGCCCACGCGCCAATTTTCATCTTGTGTGCTGATTGAGTGTGACGACAGCTTGGACAGCATCAATGCCACCACGTCTTCCATTGTGAAATACGTTTCCCAACGCGCAGGCATTGGCATTAACGCAGGGCGTATTCGCGGTTTGGGTAGCGAAATCCGTGGCGGCGAAGCGCAGCATACGGGCTGTATTCCGTTTTTTAAAATGTTTCAGGCAGCCGTCAAATCCTGTTCGCAAGGCGGGGTGCGCGGCGGTGCAGCAACGCTGTTTTATCCGCTCTGGCATATTGAAGTGGAAAGCCTGCTGGTGTTGAAAAACAACCGCGGCGTGGAAGACAACCGCGTACGCCATTTGGATTACGGCGTGCAAATCAACCGTTTGCTGTACACCCGTCTGATTAAAGGCAGCGACATTACCCTGTTTTCCCCCAATGAAACCCCTGGTTTGTACGAAGCCTTTTTCGCTGACCAAGACGAATTTGAACGCCTGTACACCCAATACGAGCAGGACGAAAACATCCGTAAACGCACCATTCCTGCCGCCGATTTGTTCTCGCTGCTGATGCAGGAACGCGCAGGTACGGGGCGCATTTATATTCAAAATGTGGACCACTGCAACACCCACAGCCCGTTTGACCCTGCGGTTGCGCCTGTGCGCCAATCCAATTTGTGTTTGGAAATCGCCTTGCCTACCAAGCCTTTAAACGAAATCGGCGACACCAACGGCGAAATTGCCCTGTGTACCTTGTCGGCGTTTAATTTGGGCGCATTGGAAAGCTTGGACGAATTGGAAGGCTTGTCCGATTTGGCGGTACGCGCCTTGGATGCGCTGCTGGATTATCAGGATTATCCGATTGCCGCCGCCAAAATCGCCACCATGAACCGCCGCACTTTGGGCGTGGGCGTGATTAACTATGCCTATTATTTGGCGAAAAACGGTGTGCGTTACAGCGACGATTCCGCCATTGCCTTAACCCACAAAACCTTTGAAGCGATTCAATATTATTTGCTGAAAGCATCAGTTGGGTTGGCAAAAGAATTCGGCGCTTGCCCCTTGTTCCACGAAACCCGTTACGCGCAAGGCGTGTTGCCGATTGATACTTATAAAAACGATTTGGACAAATTTTGCAGCGAGCCTTTGCACTTGGATTGGGAAAGTTTACGCGCCGAAATTGTGCAACACGGTTTGCGTAATTCCACGCTGACTGCGCTGATGCCCAGCGAAACCAGTTCGCAAATTGCCAATGCCACCAACGGCATTGAGCCGCCGCGCGGTTTGGTGTCGGTAAAGGCTTCAAAAGACGGCATTTTGAAGCAGGTTGTGCCCGAATTGGAACGCCTGCGCCACCGTTATGAAACCCTGTGGCAAATGGGCGGTAACGACGGCTACCTGAAACTGGTGGGCGTGATGCAAAAGTTTGTGGACCAAGCCATTTCCGCCAATACCAGCTACGACCCGCAGCGTTTTGAAGGTGGGCGCGTACCGATGAACCAGATGCTGAAAGATTTGCTGTCGGCATATAAATATGGTTTAAAAACCTTGTATTATCACAATACCCGCGATGGTGCGGACGATACGCAGGTGGATTTGCAGGACGATGGCTGCGTGGGTGGGGCGTGTAAGATTTGA